CCAAGTTCCCCAGAGGAACTAGTGGGATAAACGCCCAGGCATAAgtcgcgcacacacgcacacacacacacacatacacatacacacccaacATGCTGGACCGACACACACAGAATTTGGCTTTTATTCCGGCCTTCACACATCTACTGCTAGCACAACACAGATGAGCGGTCCCCCATCCCGCCACAACCCCAGAGAACAGCCCAGTTTCCTCAGCCCCCTGGGCACCTCCCAGTCCTTCTGCCAAGCTCCCTGGGTCAGGGGGCTCTGCCTATACCTCCCCCCTGGCATGCAGCATAAAGTGGCCATGCAACTCCCCAAGGTTGTCGAAGGAATCCTCACACTCGGTACACTGGTACGTgccctcctcgtcctcctcatcctcctcatcctccctccctgTGGGCCGGCCCTCCCCAGCCCGAGGcagctcttcctcttcctccccaagGACCCGGCCTTCAGGGCCTGGTGCTTCCTGGGGGGCCAAAGCAGGGCCGCAGAGTCGGCAAGGTGGGGTGCCCGGTGGTGCCTCCCCGAGGAGTGATCGGCCACAGAGCTGGCAAGGCtgggcagggggccctgggggctgggctgcTCGGGGGGGCCGGCGGGATGGACCCCCTCGGCCGCCCCCTAGGCGCTGCTTCACCTTGTAGCCAGGGTCATATTCGGGGTCATCAGtggtctcttcctcctcctcctcctcttcctcttcctcttctgagtCTGGCTCTGAGAGGGTATATTCGGAGTCTGAGGACCTCTCAGGGCCTGTAAGAGGACACATAAGGGAAAACCAGCTGCTCCCCAGCCTTGGGCATATACAGCCCACCCTCAGGGAggagccccagagccccaccaagcTGTTAAGGTGCCAGACTGCAAGCAAGCCAAAGTCTCATGAGAGCTGCCAGGTGGGGGTTTTAGAAAGACAGCGCAGGGGCAGGAATAATGAAACTCATATCCCCACGGTGCCCGCTATTTGGAGAGGAGCCTGTTCTGACTGCTCcgagggggtcagagagagtacaagaAGGACTCAAcctttctctattttgtttttttggccccctactggctctatgcttaggggttccACCTTTCAGTGCTTGGGTAATCATCAGGTGGCAAGGATCAAAG
This Sorex araneus isolate mSorAra2 chromosome 8, mSorAra2.pri, whole genome shotgun sequence DNA region includes the following protein-coding sequences:
- the ZNF428 gene encoding zinc finger protein 428 → MTETREPAETGGYASLEEDDEDLSPGPERSSDSEYTLSEPDSEEEEEEEEEEEETTDDPEYDPGYKVKQRLGGGRGGPSRRPPRAAQPPGPPAQPCQLCGRSLLGEAPPGTPPCRLCGPALAPQEAPGPEGRVLGEEEEELPRAGEGRPTGREDEEDEEDEEGTYQCTECEDSFDNLGELHGHFMLHARGEV